GTGGCCACCGCGGTGCGGTTCGCCCTGCTCCGCCTCGCCCTGCACCACCGCCGCCCCTGACGCCGTCGCCGCCACCCCGGTCCGACCGGCGGGTCGGACCGGGGTGGCGTCGACGTGGGGCCGTGCGCAAGGGTGGGGCCGTGTACCGGGAACGGGCGGCGGTGGGGATCCCCGGGGCGGTCGTCTGGCGCAGCGACGCCGGGGCGGGCGGCCGGGTGACCCGGGTGCTGCCGGACGGCTGTCTGGACCTGTTGTGGTCCAGCCGGGCGGGGCTGCTGGTCGCCGGGCCGGACCGGACCGCCCACGTCTCCACCAGCGTCCCGGGGGAGCGGTGGGTGGGGCTGCGGCTGCCGCCCGGCACCGGGCCGGCCGTCCTCGGGGTGCCCGCCCACGACCTGCGGGACCAGCGGGTTCCCCTGATCGACCTGCTGGGCGCCGCGGCCCACCCGGTGGCCGAGCTGCCCGTCGGGGCGGTCGCCGCGGCGCTGGAGGGGATCGCGGTGGCCCGGCTGCGGGCGGCCGGCGGCCCCGACCCGCTCGGTGCGCGGGTCGCCGCCCGGCTGGCCGCCGGCGCCACCGTGGCCGCGACCGCCGCCGAGGTCGGCCTCGGCCCGCGCGCCCTGCACCGTCGCAGCCTGGCCCTCTTCGGGTACGGCCCGAAGACCCTCGCCCGGATCCTGCGGATGCGCCGGGCGCTCGCCCTGGCCCGCGCGGGTGCCCCGTGGGCCGAGGTGGCCGCCCGGGCCGGGTACGCCGACCAGGCCCACCTCACCCGGGACGTGCGCGACCTGGCCGGGGTGCCGCCCACCGCCCTGACCGGCTGACGACCGGCCGCTCAGCCGGCGGACAGCGGGGCGTACAGGTCGACACCGTTGCCGTCGGGGTCGTGCAGGGTGGCGTAGCGCTGCCCCCAGAAGGCGTCCCAGGGCGCCAGTTCGCCGTGGAATCCGGCCCCGGTCAGCTCGGTCCAGTACCGGTCCACCTCGGCCGCGTCGGCGCACCGGAAGGCGAGACCGGCGCGCGGGCTTCCGGTGGGCGGTCGCCACCCGGGGTGGAAGGTCCGGACCATGCCGGCCT
This genomic interval from Micromonospora sp. CCTCC AA 2012012 contains the following:
- a CDS encoding VOC family protein, translating into MAPHFDLIGLVVSDMARSLDFYRRLGLDIPPDADTEDHVEVTLPGGLRLAWDEAGMVRTFHPGWRPPTGSPRAGLAFRCADAAEVDRYWTELTGAGFHGELAPWDAFWGQRYATLHDPDGNGVDLYAPLSAG
- a CDS encoding helix-turn-helix domain-containing protein, translated to MYRERAAVGIPGAVVWRSDAGAGGRVTRVLPDGCLDLLWSSRAGLLVAGPDRTAHVSTSVPGERWVGLRLPPGTGPAVLGVPAHDLRDQRVPLIDLLGAAAHPVAELPVGAVAAALEGIAVARLRAAGGPDPLGARVAARLAAGATVAATAAEVGLGPRALHRRSLALFGYGPKTLARILRMRRALALARAGAPWAEVAARAGYADQAHLTRDVRDLAGVPPTALTG